A DNA window from Acinetobacter sp. NCu2D-2 contains the following coding sequences:
- a CDS encoding ABC transporter ATP-binding protein, with product MTLITTNQNDQGKSLLEVKNLSVAYGKVEALMNFNMRVNEGQIVSVVGPNGAGKTTLLSAIMGLLGSKGQVDFDGHIDQGPQVETMVVRGLGLVPEKRELFGSMSIEDNLMLGAFQRYRQGDRSLKDTLDEVYTIFPRLKERRGQEAGTLSGGERQMLAVGRALMAKPKLLMLDEPSLGLAPLITREIFKVIDQLRGQGVSILLVEQNARAALKLADYAYVLEMGELSMQGKGSELVEDPRIIESYLGINSKHQDILAV from the coding sequence ATGACACTCATTACGACTAATCAAAACGATCAAGGTAAATCTTTACTCGAAGTCAAAAATTTGAGTGTGGCTTATGGCAAAGTCGAAGCCTTGATGAATTTTAATATGCGTGTCAACGAAGGTCAGATTGTATCCGTGGTTGGCCCAAATGGAGCCGGAAAAACGACATTGTTGTCGGCAATTATGGGTTTATTAGGATCGAAAGGTCAGGTGGATTTTGATGGTCATATTGATCAAGGTCCACAAGTTGAAACCATGGTGGTGAGAGGCCTTGGGTTAGTTCCAGAAAAACGGGAACTATTTGGCTCAATGAGTATAGAAGACAATTTAATGCTCGGTGCATTTCAGCGTTATCGACAGGGCGATCGTTCATTAAAGGATACCTTAGATGAGGTGTATACCATTTTTCCGCGTTTAAAAGAGCGTCGTGGTCAAGAGGCGGGCACACTGTCAGGGGGAGAGCGTCAAATGCTTGCGGTGGGACGCGCACTGATGGCCAAACCTAAATTATTAATGCTTGACGAACCAAGCCTTGGTTTAGCCCCCCTGATTACACGTGAAATTTTCAAAGTGATTGATCAGCTACGCGGACAAGGGGTGTCTATCTTGTTGGTTGAACAGAATGCACGTGCGGCCTTAAAGCTTGCCGATTATGCGTATGTATTAGAAATGGGTGAATTATCGATGCAGGGCAAAGGTAGTGAGCTTGTTGAAGATCCAAGAATCATCGAAAGCTATCTAGGTATTAATAGCAAACATCAAGATATTCTGGCGGTTTAA
- a CDS encoding ketopantoate reductase family protein: protein MQQSVKKILVYGAGAIGSVLIARLTMAGHQVSVIARGETFNVISQDGIHLEDLTGHHHVQPYRVVRDVTELEAQDYIFIATKFHALSEIAPQLATLLHDDTVVIPLMNGIPFWYFYGIEHSGAQSHINTLDPDGQLSKTFPLKHLIGAVVFITAQLIQPGKVKSINPYLLIFGEPSHQMSERLKQLVELFTNTNIEARPVEAIRDQIWTKVMANLSSNPLSVVANTSLDQIYSHPHLHPISRAITQEVRQVAACYGARISIDPTTFLKLGAEMGPTYTSMWYDYQKKHRLELESIADAVFELAEAYNCEMPMTRCIYGLTKFLSTQSLKQEGAAS, encoded by the coding sequence ATGCAACAATCAGTAAAAAAAATTTTGGTTTATGGTGCAGGGGCGATCGGAAGCGTTTTAATTGCACGCTTAACTATGGCGGGTCATCAAGTAAGTGTTATTGCGCGTGGGGAAACCTTTAATGTGATTTCCCAAGACGGGATTCATCTTGAGGATCTGACGGGTCATCATCATGTACAACCTTATCGGGTTGTACGGGATGTGACAGAACTTGAAGCGCAGGATTATATTTTTATTGCGACAAAGTTTCATGCACTGTCCGAGATAGCTCCTCAATTAGCAACATTATTGCATGATGATACTGTCGTGATTCCGCTCATGAATGGCATTCCATTTTGGTATTTCTATGGAATCGAACATTCAGGAGCACAAAGTCATATCAATACTTTGGATCCCGATGGGCAACTATCGAAGACTTTTCCTTTAAAGCATCTTATTGGCGCGGTGGTTTTTATTACTGCTCAACTCATTCAGCCTGGAAAAGTCAAATCAATTAATCCGTATTTATTAATTTTTGGTGAACCAAGTCATCAAATGAGTGAACGTCTGAAACAACTTGTTGAGTTATTCACTAACACAAATATTGAAGCAAGACCTGTTGAAGCAATTCGTGATCAAATTTGGACTAAGGTCATGGCAAACCTGAGTTCAAACCCATTGTCAGTAGTCGCGAATACGAGTCTGGATCAAATTTATTCACATCCACATTTACATCCAATTTCACGTGCGATAACCCAAGAAGTGAGACAAGTAGCAGCCTGTTATGGTGCACGCATTTCTATTGATCCCACCACCTTTTTAAAGCTAGGTGCAGAGATGGGACCTACCTATACATCGATGTGGTATGACTATCAAAAAAAACATCGTTTGGAGTTAGAAAGCATCGCTGATGCCGTTTTTGAGCTTGCTGAAGCTTATAACTGTGAAATGCCCATGACACGTTGTATCTACGGTCTTACAAAATTTCTTAGCACACAATCTTTAAAGCAAGAAGGAGCTGCATCATGA
- a CDS encoding class II aldolase/adducin family protein — translation MNSPVNPLNVSETEWQLRVKLAHCYHLIDFFGWTETIFNHISARLPGDEHYYLVNPFGLNYTEITPENLLKVDLKGNKVVPSEFDANPAGFALHSAVHGARDDIRCVIHTHTTPISAIAQKKQGFKYDNFYGAQLYGRVGYHTFEGITLFEDEKQRMIESLGDHHILVLRNHGVAVGESSIEKAFFLLWTVQRAAEIQCQADAMQGEDVPLTETVQQKCADLTQMLIRESSFADKFFNAMVRKMHEKR, via the coding sequence ATGAATTCACCTGTAAATCCTTTAAATGTTTCAGAGACGGAGTGGCAACTCCGTGTAAAGCTCGCGCATTGTTATCATCTTATTGATTTTTTTGGTTGGACTGAGACGATATTCAACCATATTTCTGCGCGGTTACCGGGTGATGAGCATTATTATCTCGTCAATCCGTTTGGATTAAATTACACCGAAATCACGCCTGAAAATTTATTAAAAGTCGATCTAAAAGGCAATAAAGTTGTGCCTTCAGAATTCGATGCTAATCCAGCTGGATTTGCTTTGCATAGTGCTGTTCATGGAGCACGTGATGACATTCGCTGTGTTATCCATACGCATACGACACCTATCAGCGCCATCGCACAGAAGAAACAGGGATTCAAGTACGATAATTTCTACGGTGCACAACTCTATGGTCGAGTGGGCTATCACACGTTCGAGGGGATTACACTCTTTGAAGATGAGAAACAGCGCATGATTGAAAGTTTAGGCGATCATCACATTCTTGTTTTACGCAATCATGGTGTTGCAGTGGGTGAAAGCAGTATTGAAAAAGCCTTTTTCTTACTTTGGACGGTGCAACGTGCTGCGGAAATTCAGTGTCAAGCTGATGCGATGCAAGGTGAAGATGTACCACTGACGGAAACAGTACAGCAGAAATGTGCAGATCTGACCCAAATGCTCATTCGTGAAAGTAGTTTCGCCGATAAATTTTTTAATGCCATGGTTCGTAAAATGCATGAAAAGCGTTAA
- a CDS encoding TauD/TfdA family dioxygenase: protein MEKNLSKNIILTTPIREKTAWMGKELIQKDDWIYHLSQDVIAALDANLAEIEAKKLMLNQINHGHLTIQDTNILAEFSKWADELENGYGFFLLKGLDAERYSEDQMATLYYLIGLYMGQPVTQNARGDLLGRVENVGDLKNKSTRVYETNAYLPYHTDLSDVVGLLSIRKAKQGGLSSLVSAATVYNQILEHYPEYLGYYYHPTYCDHLGDPEPSLTPIFSYWEGKLSCRYMRAYIELGHERRGIPLSSVQKQAFDIFDHFINHPDLRIDMMLEPGDMQFCNNYSVMHSRTAFEDFDELSKRRKLLRLWLKMPNARSLAEDFPGRNGIEAKVA from the coding sequence ATGGAAAAGAATTTAAGTAAAAATATAATTTTAACCACGCCTATTCGCGAAAAAACTGCGTGGATGGGGAAAGAATTAATTCAAAAAGATGATTGGATCTATCATCTATCCCAAGATGTAATAGCAGCATTAGATGCAAATTTAGCTGAAATTGAAGCTAAAAAACTCATGTTGAATCAGATTAATCACGGTCACCTTACGATTCAAGATACAAATATTTTAGCTGAATTTTCCAAATGGGCAGATGAACTTGAAAATGGCTATGGTTTCTTTTTATTAAAAGGCTTAGATGCAGAGCGCTATTCTGAAGATCAAATGGCGACACTCTACTATCTCATTGGTTTATATATGGGGCAACCCGTGACCCAAAATGCACGTGGTGACTTACTTGGGCGAGTTGAGAATGTGGGGGATCTAAAAAATAAATCCACCCGTGTGTATGAGACCAATGCTTATCTTCCTTACCATACCGATTTGTCCGATGTTGTGGGTTTATTGTCTATACGTAAGGCGAAACAGGGGGGCTTAAGCAGTCTAGTCAGTGCTGCGACGGTATATAACCAAATTTTGGAGCATTATCCTGAATATCTAGGTTATTACTATCACCCAACCTACTGTGATCATTTGGGTGATCCTGAACCAAGTTTGACGCCTATCTTTAGCTACTGGGAAGGAAAATTAAGTTGTCGCTATATGCGTGCTTATATTGAATTAGGTCATGAGCGTCGTGGAATTCCACTTTCAAGTGTTCAAAAACAAGCTTTTGATATCTTTGATCATTTCATCAATCATCCTGATCTACGAATTGATATGATGCTTGAGCCAGGAGATATGCAGTTCTGTAATAATTACAGTGTGATGCACTCAAGGACAGCATTTGAAGACTTTGACGAACTAAGCAAACGTCGCAAACTCTTACGCTTATGGCTAAAAATGCCAAATGCACGTAGCTTGGCGGAAGACTTCCCTGGTCGTAATGGCATTGAAGCCAAGGTCGCTTAA
- the feaR gene encoding transcriptional regulator FeaR, with the protein MNHHVRPEIEKWNRHIQKVCGHFEADFKGTGQLFIGDVESYLLGKTEVAFIRSNADKIIRYADQPDRVSQRFCFLILQWSGRMMIKYQDQTLQLNEGDIVLLDPEQDISMYPIGLFSHLSIHLSRDKLFEQGIHQEYFGKLNTQNMSGFMLRNLLSNMSVENIRLWYANQDGEAFEDAIIPLIKPTIHYPESAHQNQLKLKIERFIIEHLSHPNLAPKMVAEQIGISLRHLYRLFEDQQSVHAYIQQKRLEKIAFELKDYKNKHLSITEIAGRWGFPDSSHFCKIFKKYYQVTPKKYRDDSLKQASIK; encoded by the coding sequence ATGAATCATCATGTAAGACCTGAAATAGAAAAATGGAATCGACATATCCAAAAAGTTTGCGGGCATTTTGAAGCTGATTTTAAGGGCACTGGGCAACTATTTATTGGTGATGTCGAATCTTATCTACTCGGTAAAACTGAAGTAGCGTTTATCAGAAGTAATGCGGATAAAATTATTCGCTATGCAGATCAACCAGACAGAGTGAGTCAACGGTTTTGTTTTTTGATTTTGCAGTGGTCTGGCAGAATGATGATCAAATATCAGGATCAGACTTTACAATTGAACGAAGGCGATATTGTATTACTGGATCCTGAGCAAGATATCTCGATGTACCCAATAGGGCTCTTCAGTCACCTGTCTATCCACCTTTCACGCGATAAATTATTTGAACAGGGTATTCATCAAGAATATTTTGGCAAATTAAATACGCAAAATATGAGTGGGTTTATGCTCAGAAATCTACTTAGTAATATGTCTGTGGAAAATATTCGCCTTTGGTATGCGAATCAGGATGGAGAGGCATTCGAAGACGCAATTATTCCACTGATTAAACCTACCATTCATTACCCAGAATCTGCTCATCAAAATCAGCTAAAGCTTAAAATTGAACGTTTTATCATTGAGCATCTGAGTCATCCAAACCTAGCACCTAAAATGGTTGCTGAACAGATTGGAATATCTTTACGGCATCTTTATCGTTTATTTGAAGATCAACAATCCGTGCATGCTTATATTCAGCAGAAACGCTTGGAAAAAATCGCATTTGAGTTAAAAGATTATAAAAATAAGCATCTTTCGATTACTGAGATTGCAGGCCGCTGGGGATTTCCAGATAGTTCTCATTTTTGCAAAATTTTTAAAAAATATTATCAAGTTACGCCGAAAAAATACCGTGACGATTCACTTAAACAGGCATCAATAAAATAG